From the Planctomycetota bacterium genome, the window GACCGGCGCCGTCACGACGCACGCGTGCGAGCTGCTGGCCGACCGGGGCGTGCTGTTCGTCGAGCCCGGCGAGAAGGTCTACACCGGGCAGATCGTGGGCGAGCACAACCGCGACAACGACCTGACGGTGAACATCACGCGCCTCAAGCACCTGGACAACATGCGGGCGGCGAGCAAGGACAAGACGGTCGTGCTGAAGGCCCCGCGGAAGATCACCCTCGAGTACGCCATGGAGTACATCGAGGACGACGAACTGGTCGAGATCACCCCGACGAGCGTGCGCCTGCGCAAGAAGCTGCTGAGCGAGGCCGAGCGGCGCAAGGTCGAGCGGGCCTCGCGCGACCGCGACGCGGACGAGTCGTAACCCCGGGGCCCCGTCGGGCCGATACAAGCTCCGCATGCCCCGACCGAACCGTGCACCCGCGCCCGCGTCGTCCTCCCCTCGGGGGCGCGGGCGGCGCCCCGACCCGACGCGCGCGACATCCACGCCCCGCGCCGCCGCCGACGCGCTCGCGCCGCTGCGCGCCTCGATCGACGACCTCGACCGGCGCCTCGTCGCCCTGCTGAACGAGCGCTCGCGCCTGGTCGTCGAGGTCGGCAAGGTCAAGCGCACCAGCGGCATCCCCGTCTACGCCCCGCACCGCGAGGCCCAGGTGCTCTCAAAGGTGCTGGCCCTCAACGCCGGCCCGCTCCCGCCCCGCACCATCGAGGCCATCTACCGCGAGCTCATGTCCGGCTCGTTCGTGCTCGAGCAGCCCATGCGCATCGGGTACCTCGGGCCCGCGGGCTCGTTCTCGCACCTGGTCGCGGTCCGCCACTTCGGGTCGTCGGTCGACTTCGAAGACCTCCGCGCCGTGCGGGGCGTGTTCGAGGAGGTCGTGCGCGGGCACGTCGACCACGGGCTCGTGCCGATCGAGAACTCGATCCACGGCGGGATCACCGAGACCCTCGACTGCTTCACGCAGTTCGCGGGCGACGTGCGCGTCTACGCAGAGGCGCAGCTCGCGGTGCACCACACGCTGCTGGCGAACTGCAAGCCCTCGTCGATCCGGAAGATCTACTCCAGGCCCGAGGTCTTCGCCCAGTGCCGCGCCTGGCTCGCGACGCAG encodes:
- the pheA gene encoding prephenate dehydratase — protein: MPRPNRAPAPASSSPRGRGRRPDPTRATSTPRAAADALAPLRASIDDLDRRLVALLNERSRLVVEVGKVKRTSGIPVYAPHREAQVLSKVLALNAGPLPPRTIEAIYRELMSGSFVLEQPMRIGYLGPAGSFSHLVAVRHFGSSVDFEDLRAVRGVFEEVVRGHVDHGLVPIENSIHGGITETLDCFTQFAGDVRVYAEAQLAVHHTLLANCKPSSIRKIYSRPEVFAQCRAWLATQYPQAELVPVSSSSKGVQMVAEESGQDETREGPGVAAIGSTLAGELYGVNVLFRRIEDNPGNITRFYVISRQCALRTGDDKTSVMFSTMNKPGALVSVLSAFQKAGVNLTHIDKRPGGRRNWQYTFFVDAEGHETDPRVAKALVNARKHCRDLTVLGSYPRSTRVL